A window of Methanobacterium sp. genomic DNA:
TTATCATTATCCTACTATTAAGGAGCATGGTATGCCAATCATTCGTCCTATCTCTGATCTTAGAAATAACTTCTCTTCAATATCTGAAATAGCTCACTCTGATAATGAACCTGTCTTTCTCACAAAAAATGGTATTGGCGATCTCGTGGTAATGTCACTCGAATATTATGATCAACAATTAGCCAAACTAGAATTATACCAAAAGCTTAATGAAGCCCGTGAAGAAATTAAACGTGGGGCTAAAGGTAAAAATGCTCGCAAAGTATTAGAAAGCCTCATTCAGTCATGAGTACAGCTACGTACGATGTCTTACTCTATCCTTCCGCAGAATCAGATCTCTACGATATTAAGCAATACTTTGAGCAAGTATTAAAGGTGTCTCCTACTCATCTATTTCAAAAGTTTTATGATTCTATCGAGTATCTAGAAAAGAATCCTTTTATGTATCCTTTAGTAAAAGATCCATTTTTAAGCCAGCTTGGCTATCACATGATTACGA
This region includes:
- a CDS encoding type II toxin-antitoxin system Phd/YefM family antitoxin, producing the protein MPIIRPISDLRNNFSSISEIAHSDNEPVFLTKNGIGDLVVMSLEYYDQQLAKLELYQKLNEAREEIKRGAKGKNARKVLESLIQS